The proteins below are encoded in one region of Hypanus sabinus isolate sHypSab1 unplaced genomic scaffold, sHypSab1.hap1 scaffold_980, whole genome shotgun sequence:
- the LOC132390595 gene encoding probable G-protein coupled receptor 139 has protein sequence MLETFYRVRDTYYLVILAIAVPVNIVAIAILSRGKCGLSTWTTRYLVAMAAADLTAVVTAFFARIEYYSTQSFLDTYPLCSIIFVLQCASRDCSVWLTVTFTFDRFVAICCQKLKASYCTGKSAALVLVITCTIMSLKNIPFYFVYKPREILDGVWWFCKVVPAYFTEHQWVSFDRFDKSLTPLIPFALILILNALTVRHILAASRVRKGLRGQRKGENCSDPEMESRRRSAILLFTISGSFIILWLATVVNFFKYNVGGTDPNSYTDSEFILQSLGYMLQNLSLCTNTFIYGVTQSKFREQFIAAVKWPVITIVRFIRRQNK, from the exons ATGTTGGAAACTTTTTACCGCGTCAGGGATACCTACTACCTGGTCATTCTGGCGATCGCTGTGCCCG TAAACATAGTGGCGATTGCAATCCTGTCCCGggggaagtgcggcctctccacgtgGACCAcgcgctacctggttgccatggcagcggcggatctgacGGCTGTCGTCACTGCATTCTTTGCACGTATCGAGTACTATTCCACGCAATCCTTCCTGGATACGTATCCCTTGTGTAGCATCATCTTTGTACTGCAATGTGCTTCCAGAGACTGTTCGGTCTGGctcaccgtcaccttcaccttcgatcggtttgtcgccatttgttgtcAGAAGTTAAAAGCCAGCTATTGCACAGGAAAGTCCGCGGCCTTGGTTCTCGTGATCACCTGCACTATTATGAGTTTAAAAAATATCCCCTTCTATTTCGTTTATAAGCCAAGAGAGATACTCGATGGTGTATGGTGGTTTTGTAAGGTCGTTCCAGCTTATTTCACTGAACACCAGTGGGTGAGCTTTGACCGATTCGACAAGAGTTTAACCCCACTGATTCCATTCGCACTAATTCTGATCCTCAACGCCCTGACGGTCCGGCACATTTTAGCGGCCAGTCGGGTTCGTAAGGGACTGAGGGgtcagagaaagggggagaactGCAGTGACCCGGAAATGGAAAGCAGGCGGCGCTCTGCCATTCTCCTCTTCACCATATCCGGCAGCTTTATCATTTTGTGGTTGGCGACTGTTGTCAATTTCTTCAAGTATAACGTCGGAGGGACAGATCCCAATAGTTACACCGATTCTGAATTTATCTTACAGTCACTTGGATACATGTTGCAGAACCTGAGTctgtgcacgaacacatttatataTGGAGTAACACAGtctaagttcagagagcagttcatagcCGCAGTTAAATGgccagtgatcacaattgtaCGCTTCATCAGGAGACAAAACAAATAG